A stretch of Neisseria subflava DNA encodes these proteins:
- the pdxA gene encoding 4-hydroxythreonine-4-phosphate dehydrogenase PdxA encodes MTAPILAITSGEPAGIGPDICLDLAFSDLPCRPVVLCDKNLLAQRAEQLGKSVILRDFQAQAADPLPKGELEVLHIPLDAECRAGELNPANAAYVLRLLDTAYQGISDGLFAGMVTAPLHKGIINDAHAGNGFFSGHTEYLAEKSHTEQVVMMLTGGGLCVALMTTHLPLKDIPAAITKPLIESVVRILEHDLRHKFGIAKPVILVTGLNPHAGEGGHLGHEEIDTIIPALHALQAEGIDARGPYPADTVFQPFLLKDADAVLAMYHDQGLPVLKYAGFGEGVNITLGLPFIRTSVDHGTALNLAGTGKADSGSLITAVRAALDMAHNMQKQAV; translated from the coding sequence ATGACTGCTCCCATTCTCGCCATCACTTCCGGCGAACCGGCCGGCATCGGCCCCGACATCTGCCTTGATTTGGCTTTCTCCGACCTTCCTTGCCGTCCCGTTGTTTTGTGTGACAAAAACCTGTTGGCGCAAAGGGCCGAACAGCTCGGCAAATCCGTCATCCTGCGCGACTTCCAAGCCCAAGCGGCTGATCCGTTGCCCAAGGGCGAACTCGAAGTCCTGCATATTCCTTTAGATGCCGAGTGTCGGGCGGGCGAACTCAATCCTGCCAATGCCGCGTATGTGCTCCGACTGCTGGATACGGCGTATCAAGGCATTTCAGACGGCCTGTTTGCCGGTATGGTGACCGCGCCGCTGCATAAAGGCATCATCAACGATGCCCACGCAGGCAACGGCTTTTTTAGCGGCCATACCGAATACCTTGCCGAAAAAAGCCATACCGAACAAGTCGTCATGATGTTGACCGGCGGCGGCCTGTGTGTGGCGTTGATGACCACCCATCTGCCGCTGAAAGACATTCCCGCCGCCATCACGAAGCCTTTAATCGAGTCGGTTGTCCGCATTCTTGAACACGACCTGCGTCATAAGTTCGGCATAGCCAAACCGGTCATCCTCGTTACCGGCCTCAACCCCCATGCGGGCGAAGGCGGCCATTTGGGACACGAAGAAATCGACACTATTATTCCGGCGCTTCATGCCCTGCAGGCCGAAGGCATAGACGCGCGCGGCCCTTATCCGGCCGATACCGTGTTCCAACCCTTCCTGCTCAAAGATGCCGATGCCGTCCTTGCCATGTATCACGACCAAGGGCTGCCGGTGCTCAAATATGCCGGTTTTGGCGAAGGCGTGAACATCACCCTCGGCCTGCCCTTTATCCGCACCTCCGTCGATCATGGCACGGCCTTGAACTTGGCAGGCACGGGCAAAGCCGATTCCGGCAGCCTGATTACCGCCGTCCGCGCCGCGCTTGATATGGCGCACAATATGCAGAAGCAGGCCGTCTGA
- a CDS encoding S49 family peptidase, protein MQYRIHREGDAQNTPSSASTPVDNWERNTLREVLLAAYQEQRRARIWRNIWRGVAVLIFLSLIFGLAEEEGKTTSVQARSEHTAVIDLTGEIGNDIDDQVQILRDSMEAAYENGNAKAIIIRANSPGGSPVVSSIAFNEVRRLKAEHKDIPVYLVAEDMCASGCYYIAAAADKIYADPSSIVGSIGVIGGGFDFTGLMDKAGVKRRLKTAGSNKGMGDPFTPETPAQTQIWESMLGDIHQEFIKAVKLGRGARLKDKQYPDVFSGRIYTGKEAKQVGLIDDFGSIYSVARDVVKAPELVNYTPQDDFSKMLSRRFGAEVKAKVKETLSEIW, encoded by the coding sequence ATGCAATACCGAATCCACCGTGAAGGCGATGCCCAAAACACACCCTCTTCAGCCTCCACCCCCGTCGACAACTGGGAGCGCAACACCCTGCGCGAAGTCCTCCTCGCCGCCTACCAAGAACAACGCCGCGCCCGCATTTGGCGCAATATCTGGCGCGGCGTCGCCGTCCTCATCTTCCTCAGCCTGATTTTCGGCCTTGCGGAAGAAGAAGGGAAAACCACGTCGGTCCAAGCCCGCAGCGAACACACCGCCGTTATCGACCTGACCGGCGAAATCGGCAACGACATCGACGACCAAGTCCAAATCCTGCGCGACAGCATGGAAGCCGCCTACGAAAACGGCAACGCCAAAGCCATCATCATCCGCGCCAACAGCCCCGGCGGTTCGCCTGTCGTGTCCAGCATAGCCTTTAACGAAGTCCGCCGCCTCAAAGCCGAACACAAAGACATCCCCGTTTACCTCGTTGCCGAAGACATGTGCGCTTCCGGCTGCTACTACATTGCCGCCGCAGCCGACAAAATTTATGCCGACCCTTCCAGCATCGTCGGCAGCATCGGTGTGATCGGCGGCGGTTTCGACTTTACCGGCCTGATGGACAAAGCCGGTGTCAAACGCCGTCTGAAAACCGCCGGCAGCAACAAAGGCATGGGCGACCCTTTCACACCTGAAACGCCGGCGCAAACCCAAATTTGGGAAAGTATGTTGGGCGATATCCACCAAGAATTCATCAAAGCCGTCAAACTCGGCCGCGGCGCAAGGTTGAAAGACAAACAGTATCCCGACGTTTTCAGCGGCCGCATCTATACCGGCAAAGAAGCCAAACAGGTCGGCCTGATTGACGACTTCGGCAGCATTTACAGCGTTGCCCGCGATGTCGTCAAAGCCCCCGAGCTGGTCAACTACACGCCGCAAGACGATTTCAGCAAAATGCTCAGCCGCCGCTTCGGTGCGGAAGTGAAGGCCAAAGTCAAAGAAACTTTGTCTGAAATTTGGTAA